One Carassius gibelio isolate Cgi1373 ecotype wild population from Czech Republic chromosome A20, carGib1.2-hapl.c, whole genome shotgun sequence DNA segment encodes these proteins:
- the LOC127938147 gene encoding B2 bradykinin receptor-like, with amino-acid sequence MELNSSNLPCNDTVAWIWLSSLQPPFLALISILGVVGNILVLCVFCLQRKPCTVADVYLGNLAAADLIMVLCLPFWTVTIAHGYQWNFGQLLCKVINTAISMNYYCSILFLVLVSMDRYLALAKPMNPSKLRSPKWAKRICVVIWVVGFMFSLPTLLFRRVGSFPLIGVDACYLQYPHPAWVLQWNLTKNLIGFMVPLPIISLCTFHTVKALKNRGLVIQPRVQMERKAARLVLAVLVVFLLCWTPFQLFRFLETLHYFQLFSGCLWEDILQIGNQLATYLGYSNSAINPFLYVIVGSHFRKRAQGVFQGLLYSRRKSNSSVLINVTVISKCSNSVKDNRITPVELGAVYPPIKPHTMCRSL; translated from the coding sequence ATGGAACTAAATTCATCAAACCTCCCCTGCAATGACACAGTCGCCTGGATATGGCTGTCGTCTCTCCAGCCTCCGTTCCTGGCTCTTATCAGCATCCTGGGAGTGGTGGGCAACATTCTGGTCCTCTGCGTGTTCTGCCTCCAGCGGAAGCCGTGCACCGTAGCTGATGTGTATCTAGGCAACCTGGCAGCTGCAGACCTCATTATGGTCCTGTGTTTGCCCTTCTGGACGGTCACCATCGCCCATGGCTATCAGTGGAACTTTGGTCAGCTGCTCTGCAAGGTGATCAACACTGCCATTTCGATGAACTACTACTGCAGCATACTCTTCCTAGTGTTGGTCAGCATGGACCGCTACCTCGCCTTGGCCAAACCCATGAATCCCAGTAAGCTCAGAAGCCCCAAATGGGCCAAGCGTATTTGTGTGGTGATTTGGGTGGTGGGATTCATGTTCAGCCTCCCAACTCTGCTCTTCCGAAGAGTAGGTTCCTTTCCACTCATAGGGGTGGATGCCTGTTATCTACAATACCCTCACCCAGCCTGGGTGCTCCAATGGAACCTAACAAAAAACTTGATTGGATTCATGGTTCCGTTGCCAATTATTTCACTTTGTACTTTTCACACGGTCAAAGCGCTTAAAAACCGTGGTCTGGTGATTCAACCGAGAGTTCAAATGGAGAGGAAGGCCGCTCGGCTGGTTCTGGCGGTCCTCGTCGTGTTTCTCCTCTGCTGGACACCCTTTCAGTTGTTCCGGTTCCTAGAAACTCTTCACTACTTTCAGCTCTTTTCTGGGTGTCTCTGGGAGGACATATTGCAAATAGGCAACCAGCTGGCTACTTATTTAGGGTATAGCAATAGCGCTATAAACCCTTTCTTGTACGTCATTGTAGGGAGCCACTTCAGGAAGAGAGCTCAAGGAGTTTTTCAGGGTCTCTTGTATTCTAGACGGAAGAGCAACTCATCGGTGCTCATAAATGTTACTGTTATCAGCAAGTGCAGTAACAGTGTTAAAGATAACAGAATAACACCGGTGGAACTGGGAGCTGTATATCCACCCATCAAACCTCACACGATGTGTAGATCATTATGA